From Kangiella sp. TOML190, one genomic window encodes:
- the accD gene encoding acetyl-CoA carboxylase, carboxyltransferase subunit beta: MSWLERLLPKRNPEGAKKKSIPEGVWSKCTNCEAVLYYAELSRNQGVCPKCEHHMRIDARERLELFLDQEGRIEIAPDMKPVDLLKFKDSKKYKDRIYAAQKTTNENDALIAFRGTVHQVPVIACAFNFKFMGGSMGSVVGEKFVRAVEMAIKTNSVLICFSASGGARMQEALVSLMQMAKTSAALAKLSEKGLPFISVLTDPTMGGVTASLSMLGDVHIAEPKALIGFAGQRVIEQTIREKLPEGFRLSEFWLEHGAVDMIVDRRNMRETVAKLSAKLLKLPEPVIS; encoded by the coding sequence GGTGTTTGGAGCAAATGTACTAACTGTGAAGCCGTGCTTTATTACGCTGAATTGAGTCGTAACCAAGGGGTTTGTCCCAAGTGCGAACATCACATGCGAATTGATGCGCGTGAACGTCTTGAGTTGTTTTTAGATCAAGAAGGGCGTATTGAAATTGCTCCGGATATGAAGCCAGTGGATCTGCTGAAGTTTAAGGATTCAAAAAAATATAAAGATAGAATTTATGCTGCCCAGAAAACAACCAATGAAAATGATGCGTTAATTGCTTTTCGTGGCACCGTTCACCAAGTTCCTGTCATTGCCTGTGCTTTTAATTTTAAATTTATGGGCGGCTCGATGGGCTCGGTGGTTGGTGAAAAGTTTGTCCGTGCAGTGGAGATGGCGATCAAAACCAACTCAGTATTGATTTGTTTTTCAGCCAGCGGTGGGGCTCGTATGCAAGAAGCGCTGGTCTCTTTAATGCAAATGGCAAAAACCAGTGCGGCTTTAGCAAAATTGTCGGAAAAAGGCCTACCTTTCATTTCGGTCTTAACCGATCCTACCATGGGTGGTGTTACCGCCAGTTTGTCGATGTTAGGTGACGTGCATATAGCTGAGCCAAAAGCACTTATTGGCTTTGCCGGTCAGCGAGTGATAGAACAAACCATTCGTGAGAAATTACCGGAAGGATTCCGCTTGAGCGAGTTTTGGTTAGAGCATGGCGCTGTTGATATGATCGTGGATCGTCGTAATATGCGCGAGACAGTAGCAAAACTTTCGGCCAAGTTGCTAAAACTTCCAGAGCCAGTTATTTCCTAG
- a CDS encoding folylpolyglutamate synthase/dihydrofolate synthase family protein: MSQPETLVEWLEWLEFNHPTDKIELGLERLAAVAAKLQLASPKAPVITVAGTNGKGSVIATLESLAEQHNLNVGSYTSPHLIQFNERVKLNGEPVSDTLLVQAFARIAKAQEATPLTYFEFTTLVALYIFSQQQLDFIALEVGLGGRLDAVNIVDADIAVITSIGLDHTDWLGDDLFSIAQEKAGVTRQGRPVILASETLEPLFEEAFARIKPQVLLENKDYQIIASQDHWSLKINELKFESLANSSLYIPNMAAAIVAFHQLFAEKVQSAEVQQAIAQATLMGRFYRLSNFPPIIVDVAHNPDSAKLLNTKLAQLDKDAGAKIWAICGMLKDKDIANSLAQMVLVDHWLLIDLATARGADGNLLQQELNFLMDQQALPVARINNFGKLEAAYRYFSENADNSDYLVVFGSFVTVGQMLEYWQQSLADIQKREKAENGR, encoded by the coding sequence TTGTCACAGCCAGAAACCTTAGTAGAGTGGTTGGAGTGGTTAGAGTTTAACCATCCAACCGATAAGATCGAATTAGGCTTAGAACGGCTAGCGGCAGTCGCTGCAAAGTTGCAGCTCGCTTCACCAAAAGCGCCAGTCATTACGGTTGCTGGTACCAATGGCAAAGGCTCAGTAATTGCTACACTAGAGTCCTTAGCCGAACAGCATAATTTAAACGTTGGCAGCTATACCTCGCCGCACCTTATCCAATTTAACGAACGAGTTAAGCTTAATGGCGAGCCAGTAAGTGATACTTTGTTAGTGCAGGCTTTTGCGCGGATTGCTAAAGCGCAAGAGGCGACGCCATTAACCTATTTTGAGTTCACTACTTTGGTGGCGCTTTACATCTTTTCGCAGCAACAACTCGATTTTATCGCGCTTGAGGTGGGACTGGGTGGTCGTTTAGATGCGGTCAATATTGTTGATGCTGATATTGCGGTTATTACTTCTATTGGACTCGATCATACCGATTGGCTTGGTGATGATTTATTCTCTATTGCCCAAGAAAAGGCTGGAGTTACGCGACAGGGACGCCCTGTTATTTTGGCCTCGGAGACGCTTGAGCCTTTGTTTGAAGAAGCTTTTGCACGAATAAAGCCACAAGTGTTATTGGAAAATAAAGATTACCAAATAATTGCTTCGCAAGACCATTGGTCATTAAAAATCAACGAGTTAAAGTTCGAAAGTCTTGCCAATTCTAGTCTTTATATTCCGAATATGGCTGCGGCGATAGTTGCCTTCCATCAGTTATTTGCGGAGAAAGTGCAGTCGGCAGAGGTTCAGCAGGCGATTGCGCAAGCGACATTGATGGGGCGCTTTTATCGCTTATCCAACTTTCCACCCATTATTGTGGATGTAGCGCACAACCCTGATTCGGCCAAGTTGCTTAATACTAAGCTAGCACAATTGGATAAAGATGCTGGAGCTAAAATTTGGGCGATTTGTGGCATGCTTAAAGATAAGGATATTGCCAATAGTTTGGCGCAAATGGTGCTGGTTGATCATTGGCTGTTAATAGACTTAGCTACCGCCCGCGGCGCTGACGGTAACCTATTGCAGCAAGAGCTTAATTTCTTAATGGATCAACAGGCATTACCCGTTGCGCGTATCAATAACTTTGGCAAGCTCGAGGCCGCTTATCGTTATTTCAGTGAAAATGCTGATAATAGCGACTATTTGGTGGTATTTGGTTCTTTCGTAACGGTTGGGCAAATGCTAGAGTATTGGCAACAAAGCTTGGCTGATATTCAGAAACGGGAAAAAGCGGAAAATGGAAGATAA
- a CDS encoding SPOR domain-containing protein codes for MEDKLKYRLVGAAVIIAIAAFFLPLILDSEKYRKEIVSQIPPMPEVKTEPAQPLQESATTEVSGQRNEKPQEKGSLVINLDEKFEPQVDNTKDSATDASDVNSQVKVAENSQENKTQASKSVANQESSKKPETATNQAVKVDNKSETNKTAATEDKIKEAAKQATKVAQKVEPPKAKPETKTKPIVAKAPTFKEKAYVIQIGTFSNKDNAKKLVSDLRKQEFRAYQRVDKDYARVYVGPYPEKKLAESRSDKLADIVGNSVKVIEFDPIAH; via the coding sequence ATGGAAGATAAGTTAAAATATCGTTTAGTGGGTGCTGCGGTGATCATCGCCATCGCTGCCTTCTTTTTGCCATTAATCCTGGATAGCGAGAAATACCGTAAAGAGATTGTCTCGCAAATCCCGCCGATGCCAGAAGTTAAAACAGAGCCTGCGCAACCGTTGCAAGAGTCGGCGACGACTGAAGTTAGTGGCCAAAGGAATGAAAAACCTCAAGAAAAAGGCTCATTGGTTATAAACTTGGATGAAAAATTTGAACCACAAGTTGATAATACAAAAGACAGCGCTACCGACGCATCCGATGTGAATTCTCAAGTTAAAGTCGCTGAAAACAGCCAAGAGAACAAAACTCAAGCGAGCAAATCGGTAGCCAATCAAGAGTCAAGCAAAAAGCCTGAAACAGCAACAAACCAAGCCGTCAAAGTCGATAACAAGTCAGAGACCAATAAAACAGCAGCTACAGAAGATAAGATCAAAGAAGCGGCCAAGCAAGCCACTAAAGTCGCTCAAAAAGTTGAGCCGCCAAAAGCCAAGCCAGAAACCAAGACTAAGCCAATAGTAGCCAAAGCGCCTACATTTAAAGAAAAGGCTTATGTTATCCAAATTGGTACTTTTTCCAATAAAGACAATGCTAAAAAGTTGGTTTCGGATCTTCGAAAGCAAGAATTTAGAGCTTATCAACGGGTGGATAAGGATTATGCTCGAGTTTACGTCGGCCCTTATCCAGAGAAAAAATTAGCCGAGTCTCGCAGCGATAAACTGGCTGATATTGTTGGTAATAGCGTTAAAGTGATTGAGTTTGATCCAATCGCACATTAA